One window from the genome of Pseudanabaena yagii GIHE-NHR1 encodes:
- a CDS encoding DUF3082 domain-containing protein produces the protein MTEEAQLPSPSNETPSPFKNLTGAAIAATLATGLYAFTNMVAHKLATAPLQTTNTLANRLSTLVRTVLLALGSGITMIFAVIALGLVLLTLKQVFTAIFSKPQDL, from the coding sequence ATGACTGAAGAAGCTCAACTCCCATCTCCGTCTAACGAGACCCCCTCACCTTTTAAAAATCTCACAGGCGCAGCGATCGCTGCCACACTAGCCACCGGTCTCTACGCATTTACAAATATGGTGGCTCATAAGTTAGCGACTGCACCCTTGCAGACCACAAATACGCTAGCGAATCGTCTGTCTACCCTTGTCCGCACAGTCCTATTGGCGCTTGGTTCAGGCATAACGATGATTTTTGCAGTAATTGCCTTGGGACTGGTCTTACTAACGCTTAAGCAGGTATTTACAGCTATTTTTAGCAAACCACAAGATCTCTAA
- a CDS encoding FAD-dependent oxidoreductase — protein sequence MSDQPEKPENNSDRNDQTKDVQPKISLKPKLSHILGMLFLGVVLSGAAARTWQIIGQQKIANEPIAQDPNSAIPLYDRNGFPNLIPPPPADAEVWECDVAIVGGSLGGVAAAYHSMKTGATTCLIELTPMLGGQVSSQGVSAIDESLLMRYRQQFPLSWTHFKNIIASQPALPEKYSYLKPGGVVADTNSCWVGNLCFTPYSGELAAEEFLRESQRSAPKSRWETQVAFKGASFNDKGDRITAIYGVRRIPRDPNYLPQGRLSRELKSWFNWNSDETFDKKAIRLQAPAGKQMIVIDSSDTGELIAWANLPHRLGAEGFSTTGEVHAVADNPECTQAFTFPFVLKIADDEGQSLKELRKVQPGYSREEHRKDYDLGRFPMFEGNSVFNYRRIISLKRDDPFKAIPAKGDMTVVNWNRGNDWGVMNPPLILTDKQIRDSGQQQNWLGGLNTTALKDGENHALLFAEWIMDKYASPQFPVRMMSGPDSPMPTQSGLSMYPYIREGRRILGRQAYGQKEFFMREQDIRKDMDGGRNFNPTSIGLTHYAIDMHGCRYRNWEPSKSPSAAPANEDKVRPIIFPLESLIPQRIDNLLMGGKAIAVSHIVNGATRIHVGEWAAGSAAGATAAWIILQDDPSLTPQAILDRGKISDLQSHLRSQGLLIDW from the coding sequence ATGAGCGATCAACCAGAAAAACCAGAAAATAATAGCGATCGCAACGATCAGACCAAAGATGTTCAACCCAAAATCTCTTTGAAGCCAAAGCTCAGTCATATTTTGGGGATGTTATTTCTTGGTGTTGTACTGAGCGGAGCAGCCGCAAGAACTTGGCAAATCATTGGTCAGCAAAAAATAGCCAATGAACCGATCGCTCAAGATCCGAATTCAGCAATCCCCCTATATGATCGCAATGGCTTTCCCAATTTAATTCCACCACCACCTGCTGATGCAGAGGTATGGGAATGTGATGTGGCGATCGTTGGTGGCTCCCTAGGGGGGGTAGCTGCCGCCTATCATTCGATGAAAACTGGGGCAACGACTTGTTTAATTGAATTAACCCCCATGCTCGGTGGACAGGTGAGTTCGCAAGGGGTCAGTGCGATCGATGAATCCCTACTCATGCGCTATCGTCAGCAGTTTCCCCTCAGTTGGACGCATTTTAAAAATATTATTGCCAGTCAGCCTGCCCTACCCGAAAAATATTCATATCTCAAACCAGGGGGTGTAGTTGCTGACACCAATAGTTGCTGGGTTGGTAATCTTTGCTTTACTCCCTATTCAGGGGAATTAGCCGCCGAAGAATTTTTGCGTGAGTCACAGCGATCTGCACCTAAGAGTCGCTGGGAAACACAAGTTGCCTTTAAGGGGGCAAGTTTTAACGATAAGGGCGATCGCATTACGGCTATCTATGGTGTGAGAAGAATTCCCCGCGATCCTAATTACTTACCTCAAGGTCGCTTATCTCGCGAACTGAAAAGCTGGTTTAACTGGAACTCTGACGAAACCTTTGATAAAAAAGCAATTCGTTTGCAGGCTCCCGCAGGCAAGCAGATGATCGTAATTGATTCCTCTGACACAGGAGAGTTAATTGCATGGGCAAACTTACCCCATCGTCTCGGTGCAGAAGGTTTTAGTACAACGGGTGAAGTCCATGCCGTTGCCGATAACCCTGAATGTACTCAAGCATTTACATTCCCCTTTGTGCTGAAAATAGCCGATGACGAAGGGCAATCGCTGAAGGAACTACGCAAAGTGCAGCCCGGTTATTCACGGGAAGAACATCGTAAGGACTACGACTTGGGTAGATTCCCCATGTTTGAAGGAAATAGTGTGTTCAACTATCGCCGTATTATCAGCCTGAAACGTGATGATCCCTTTAAAGCAATTCCTGCTAAAGGTGATATGACCGTCGTGAACTGGAATCGTGGTAATGATTGGGGCGTTATGAATCCCCCTTTAATTTTGACGGATAAACAAATCCGTGATTCAGGACAGCAACAAAATTGGTTGGGTGGTTTAAATACTACAGCACTAAAGGATGGCGAAAATCATGCACTGCTATTTGCAGAATGGATCATGGACAAATACGCCTCTCCCCAATTCCCTGTACGCATGATGTCGGGTCCCGATAGTCCTATGCCTACCCAATCTGGTTTGAGTATGTATCCCTATATTCGTGAAGGTCGGCGAATTTTGGGGCGTCAAGCCTATGGGCAAAAAGAATTTTTCATGCGTGAGCAAGATATTCGTAAAGATATGGATGGGGGGCGCAATTTTAATCCCACTTCAATTGGCTTAACCCACTATGCGATCGATATGCATGGTTGCCGCTACCGTAACTGGGAACCATCGAAATCGCCAAGCGCTGCTCCTGCCAATGAGGATAAAGTCCGTCCAATTATTTTTCCTTTGGAGAGCTTAATTCCTCAACGCATTGACAATTTGCTGATGGGCGGCAAGGCGATCGCTGTTAGCCATATTGTTAATGGCGCAACTCGTATACACGTTGGCGAATGGGCAGCAGGCTCAGCCGCAGGTGCGACCGCCGCATGGATTATCTTGCAAGATGATCCATCGTTAACACCTCAAGCAATTCTGGATCGCGGCAAAATTAGTGATTTACAATCCCATTTGCGATCGCAAGGTTTATTAATTGATTGGTAA
- a CDS encoding response regulator: protein MAEQKKAVLMVHIDQYQGQLWQAALETQQLEVTWESPNCDLVQYLEQCDRQNLPNLLLMDIALKSPNSETLQSSSVCQWVKKQQSDTKVVLFNPRQERIKDIEHSWALRRGAVDVLPRLSRDNLISEIARVTALIGCSLIAHPLEAIAISMDGVSTVAQEKTVAVTPVEAINVNSKSDITNKPKVDTKSDTAIMYRGVRIRR, encoded by the coding sequence ATGGCTGAGCAAAAAAAAGCTGTTTTAATGGTGCACATTGACCAATATCAAGGGCAACTGTGGCAAGCAGCTTTGGAAACCCAGCAATTGGAGGTAACTTGGGAAAGTCCTAACTGTGATCTTGTGCAATATTTAGAGCAGTGCGATCGCCAAAATCTTCCCAATCTTCTACTGATGGATATAGCGCTCAAAAGCCCTAACTCAGAAACTTTGCAATCATCATCAGTATGTCAATGGGTAAAAAAACAACAGTCTGATACAAAAGTTGTCTTATTTAACCCTCGTCAAGAAAGAATCAAAGATATCGAACATAGCTGGGCATTAAGAAGAGGAGCAGTTGATGTCTTGCCACGCCTCTCAAGAGATAATTTAATTTCTGAAATCGCAAGAGTTACTGCCTTAATTGGCTGTTCATTAATTGCCCACCCCCTAGAAGCAATAGCCATTAGTATGGATGGAGTCTCCACAGTGGCACAAGAGAAGACAGTAGCGGTGACACCCGTTGAAGCAATTAATGTAAACTCAAAGTCAGATATCACCAATAAGCCGAAAGTTGATACTAAGTCTGATACAGCAATAATGTATCGCGGCGTTAGAATTAGAAGGTAG
- a CDS encoding peroxiredoxin, protein MLEYLRVGNPAPDFEADAVIDQEFTKIKLSSYQKNKYVVLFFYPLDFTFVCPTEVLAFSDRYDEFAKLNTEVIGISVDSKYAHLAWIQTPLADGGLGGDIKCPLVSDLTKAIATAFNVLDPSTGVALRGLFIIDKAGIVQHATINNLAFGRSIDETIRTLKAIQHTQIHENEVCPVDWQEGMATITIFS, encoded by the coding sequence ATGCTTGAATACTTACGGGTGGGTAATCCTGCGCCAGATTTTGAAGCAGATGCAGTCATCGATCAGGAATTCACCAAAATTAAACTTTCTAGTTATCAAAAGAATAAATACGTTGTTTTATTCTTTTATCCCCTTGACTTTACCTTTGTTTGCCCTACCGAAGTGCTTGCCTTTAGCGATCGCTATGATGAGTTTGCCAAATTAAATACGGAAGTAATCGGTATTTCCGTTGATAGCAAATATGCTCATCTTGCATGGATTCAAACCCCACTCGCTGATGGTGGACTGGGCGGAGATATTAAATGTCCATTAGTGTCTGATCTAACAAAGGCAATCGCCACTGCTTTTAATGTGCTTGACCCATCTACAGGCGTAGCTTTGCGGGGATTATTTATCATTGACAAAGCAGGAATTGTCCAGCACGCAACTATCAACAACCTAGCCTTTGGACGTAGCATTGATGAAACTATCCGCACCCTCAAGGCAATTCAACATACCCAAATCCATGAAAACGAGGTTTGCCCCGTTGATTGGCAAGAAGGAATGGCAACAATCACAATTTTTAGTTAA
- a CDS encoding phosphomannose isomerase type II C-terminal cupin domain — MSPVKEAPSAIASLANLNGESAHATVERPWGSFTTLEEGRGYKIKRIEVKPGHRLSLQMHHHRSEHWIVVSGTAKVTCADKETMISTNQSTYVPKCTAHRLENPGIIPLILIEVQNGEYLGEDDIIRFQDDYARHEKK, encoded by the coding sequence ATGTCACCAGTAAAAGAAGCTCCTTCCGCGATCGCCAGTCTAGCCAATCTCAATGGGGAATCTGCTCATGCCACCGTAGAGAGACCTTGGGGATCATTTACTACGTTAGAGGAGGGACGTGGGTACAAAATTAAGCGTATTGAGGTTAAACCTGGTCATCGCCTCAGTTTGCAAATGCACCATCATCGTAGTGAACATTGGATCGTAGTTTCTGGTACAGCCAAAGTGACCTGTGCGGACAAAGAAACGATGATTAGTACAAATCAATCGACCTATGTACCTAAATGTACAGCGCATCGTCTTGAAAATCCGGGCATTATTCCGCTTATCTTGATTGAAGTGCAAAATGGCGAATATTTGGGTGAAGATGACATTATTCGCTTTCAAGATGACTATGCAAGGCATGAAAAGAAATAA
- a CDS encoding NAD(P)H-hydrate dehydratase: protein MIDCLSSQAIATAAQMQAIENLIFQAGMPVAALMEKVALRITQRLTELYPARNYRRIGILVGSGHNGGDALVVARELHHQGRQVRIYTPFAKSKPLTRVHGCYAKSLGIPFVDLEALQDCDLIVDGIFGFGLERDVTGDVAIAIHTINNWQIPILSIDLPSGLHTDHGKVMGIAIRATHTFCLGLWKRGLLTESATPYVGKLERIGFDIPEQFIHQVLGDQHPLWRIEPQILRDRLPIVRNPIAHKYEIGHLLLVVGSQQYGGAALLAAMGAKATGVGMLSIAVPHSLKPLILVQVPDALVIGCPETAGAIAELPNLDFAKYQAIACGCGLSLEAMPVVKQIIDSDRPLILDADGLNALASLDRATGLDQLQNRKNSVILTPHWGEFCRLFPDLRTVERIEALQRAVTLTQSTILLKGSKTAIAFPHNTSSQVWINPESTPALARGGSGDVLAGMLGGLLAQGMAANDVAIAGTLWHSQAAIWLAKQRTEMGVDPVTLAQSLLPFLGQELPV from the coding sequence ATGATCGATTGCCTTTCTTCACAAGCTATCGCTACTGCTGCTCAGATGCAAGCGATCGAAAATCTGATCTTCCAAGCAGGAATGCCCGTAGCCGCATTAATGGAAAAGGTCGCGCTGCGGATTACCCAAAGATTAACGGAACTCTATCCCGCTCGGAATTATAGACGCATTGGCATCTTAGTTGGTTCTGGACATAATGGTGGTGATGCCTTAGTGGTGGCGCGAGAACTGCATCACCAAGGGCGACAGGTGCGAATCTATACACCATTTGCCAAATCTAAACCCTTAACGCGAGTACATGGATGCTATGCCAAAAGTTTAGGGATTCCCTTTGTTGATCTAGAGGCACTACAGGATTGCGATTTGATTGTTGACGGCATCTTTGGATTTGGATTAGAACGGGATGTTACTGGCGATGTCGCGATCGCTATACACACCATCAACAATTGGCAAATTCCTATCCTCAGCATTGATTTACCATCAGGGCTTCACACCGATCACGGTAAGGTCATGGGTATTGCGATTCGGGCAACCCATACTTTTTGTTTGGGACTATGGAAGCGGGGTTTACTGACAGAATCGGCTACGCCCTATGTTGGTAAGCTGGAAAGAATTGGGTTTGACATTCCTGAGCAATTTATACATCAAGTATTAGGGGATCAACATCCTCTCTGGCGGATTGAGCCACAGATACTCCGCGATCGCCTACCAATTGTGCGTAATCCCATCGCTCACAAATATGAAATTGGCCATTTATTGCTAGTTGTCGGATCTCAACAATATGGTGGTGCGGCTCTTCTCGCGGCGATGGGCGCAAAGGCAACAGGTGTGGGAATGTTATCGATCGCTGTTCCCCATTCTCTAAAACCGCTAATTCTCGTCCAAGTTCCTGATGCCCTTGTCATTGGCTGCCCAGAAACTGCGGGAGCGATCGCCGAATTACCGAATCTTGATTTTGCGAAATATCAAGCGATCGCCTGTGGTTGTGGGCTGTCCCTTGAAGCTATGCCAGTTGTCAAGCAAATCATCGATAGCGATCGCCCACTAATTCTTGATGCCGATGGTCTAAATGCTTTAGCCTCTTTAGACAGAGCCACTGGGCTTGACCAATTACAGAATAGAAAAAATTCTGTGATTCTTACTCCCCATTGGGGCGAGTTCTGTCGGCTATTTCCTGACTTACGCACAGTTGAACGCATAGAGGCTTTACAGAGAGCCGTAACCCTCACGCAATCCACAATTTTACTGAAGGGATCAAAGACGGCGATCGCTTTTCCCCACAACACCTCATCACAGGTATGGATCAATCCCGAAAGCACTCCTGCCCTAGCTAGAGGCGGTAGTGGTGATGTCTTAGCAGGTATGCTTGGGGGCTTATTAGCTCAAGGCATGGCAGCTAATGATGTTGCGATCGCGGGAACATTGTGGCATTCCCAAGCCGCGATATGGCTCGCTAAACAGCGCACGGAAATGGGGGTTGACCCTGTAACCCTTGCCCAGAGTCTATTGCCTTTTTTAGGTCAAGAATTGCCTGTTTAG
- a CDS encoding alpha/beta hydrolase: MSNSSPQQECSQAQNFILFAQHGWADTYHDINYLAQALVDQSSRSNIPIYTPDLGWINTWLTITPLIDKVERIAIEAIAQYPDLPLRIVGHSMGGLIWLEVLNRHQEWWHKVHSLVLVASPVGGSDLGRLFDPLRLFPLIARDLGTNRRPIAEAIASQIPTLSIVGNVGNHTDGTVPIGCSQFNYASLVYLDGLRHPTLKNHPRVAEAIRQFWNRPVIAPLPTDSASQLITKLRAIDLTETNNQSFQYAQVIKTYPDDTKLWVWKNYLQVTHIFVSDSIAEDQGSIDRCIYTAFTGWKDQDKLVIALKNL, encoded by the coding sequence ATGTCTAACAGTTCACCGCAGCAAGAGTGCTCTCAAGCTCAAAACTTCATATTATTTGCACAGCATGGGTGGGCGGATACATATCACGACATTAACTACTTAGCTCAAGCATTAGTAGATCAATCATCAAGATCAAATATTCCTATCTATACGCCTGATCTTGGTTGGATTAATACTTGGCTCACCATAACTCCACTAATCGATAAAGTTGAACGGATTGCAATAGAAGCGATCGCCCAATATCCAGATCTCCCCCTACGCATTGTTGGTCACTCGATGGGTGGATTAATCTGGCTCGAAGTTTTAAATCGCCATCAGGAATGGTGGCACAAAGTCCATAGCCTAGTCCTAGTTGCCTCACCTGTTGGTGGCTCTGATTTGGGTAGATTATTCGATCCATTGCGTTTATTTCCTCTAATTGCCCGTGACCTAGGCACAAATCGTCGCCCCATTGCTGAAGCGATCGCATCCCAAATCCCCACATTATCCATCGTTGGCAATGTAGGTAATCACACAGATGGCACAGTACCTATAGGCTGTTCGCAGTTTAATTATGCAAGCCTTGTCTATCTAGATGGGTTACGTCATCCCACACTTAAAAATCATCCCAGAGTTGCGGAAGCCATCCGCCAATTTTGGAATCGACCAGTAATTGCACCCCTACCAACAGATAGTGCTTCGCAATTAATAACCAAACTAAGAGCGATCGACCTCACCGAAACCAATAACCAAAGTTTTCAATATGCTCAAGTAATCAAAACCTATCCAGATGACACAAAACTTTGGGTATGGAAAAACTATCTGCAAGTTACTCATATTTTTGTCAGTGACAGTATTGCAGAAGACCAAGGTTCAATCGATCGATGTATCTACACAGCTTTCACAGGTTGGAAAGATCAAGATAAATTGGTAATTGCTCTCAAAAATTTATAG
- a CDS encoding PFE-CTERM domain-containing protein, producing MKTFTTSVKNASLLGALVLIASNTLSFGSAQAISLVNPSFEADSVTTLPVINGDSQYESSPVTRTGSNFVVTTENNITGWRTTAADGGIELWQSGFSGGALVPVTVANTANGNQFAEINAITAASLYQEIVAPVTGGQTQLYFDFWHRARENQGNTNVAINIIQLTITDMTGATTDANGAITSGGTTLFQRDFLTKLLDPANPGANNGWFNYQSSAFSAFFVDTSTSAKTVRFSYSALTSTNGLNTTTSDGSTIAQNATNTTSYGNFIDNAQFSTAPIPFDFSPNLGIGILGALYLGNKAIHSLRNKKDINS from the coding sequence ATGAAGACATTTACCACATCCGTCAAAAATGCAAGTCTACTAGGTGCATTAGTTCTAATTGCAAGTAATACTCTGTCTTTCGGTTCTGCTCAAGCTATTTCACTAGTTAACCCCAGCTTTGAGGCTGACAGTGTTACAACGTTGCCTGTTATAAACGGTGATTCTCAATATGAATCATCTCCTGTAACGAGAACAGGTAGCAATTTTGTAGTTACTACCGAAAACAATATAACGGGATGGAGAACAACTGCAGCAGACGGTGGTATAGAGCTATGGCAATCTGGGTTTAGTGGTGGAGCACTAGTGCCAGTAACTGTAGCTAATACTGCCAATGGCAATCAGTTTGCTGAAATTAATGCAATTACTGCAGCTTCTCTATATCAGGAGATAGTAGCTCCAGTGACTGGCGGACAGACTCAGCTTTACTTCGATTTTTGGCATCGAGCAAGAGAAAATCAAGGTAATACCAATGTTGCTATTAATATCATTCAACTCACGATTACGGATATGACTGGTGCGACAACAGATGCCAATGGTGCAATAACTAGTGGGGGAACAACTCTTTTCCAGAGAGATTTTCTAACTAAGTTGTTAGACCCTGCAAATCCAGGAGCTAACAATGGGTGGTTTAATTATCAGTCATCTGCTTTTTCTGCATTTTTTGTAGATACTAGTACTTCTGCTAAGACTGTTAGATTTTCATATTCAGCATTAACATCAACCAACGGGCTTAATACTACAACGTCTGACGGTTCGACTATTGCTCAGAATGCTACTAATACTACTTCCTATGGAAACTTTATTGATAATGCACAGTTTTCTACCGCTCCAATACCTTTCGATTTTTCACCTAATTTAGGTATCGGTATTCTGGGTGCATTGTATTTAGGTAATAAAGCTATTCACTCCCTGAGAAACAAGAAAGATATTAATTCCTAG